The stretch of DNA CAGCGCCGGGCTGGACGTGTTCACCGGCGACGTCGAGAACACGCTCGACGCCGGCGTCGTCGAGCCGGCCCACGCCAAGCGCCAGGCCGTCTCCTCGGCCGCCGAGGCCGCGACCCTCGTGCTGAAGATCGACGACATCATCTCCGCCGGCGACCTCTCGACCTCCGGTGACGGGGACGAGGGCGGCCCCGGCGGCCCCGGCGGTGCCCCCGGCGGTATGGGCGGTATGGGCGGCGGCATGGGCGGCATGATGTAAGCGAGGGTCCGCAGGACCCTCGATGCCGAGCGGGGAACGCAGTGACCCGCGAGGCGAGACCACTTTCTGCACCTCACTCGCGCGGCTTTCAGTCCCGTCGCGCGCCTCCGGCCCGCGGTGATCGCTCGCCGCCGTCGAACCGGCGCGCTCCGCGCGCCGGACGCTCACCGTGATCGATTCCCGCTTTCGCGTTCGGCGAGTCCCTACTGCTTCGCGTCTGCCGCTCGGCACAAGACTTCACCAGCGGTACGGCAGTGGGTCGGTACGTGGCGGACCGCGCTCCTCGTCGCCGTCGCTCCCGCCTCCGCCGGCTGTTCGGGACAGATCGGCTCCTCGGGGACGGCCACCCCGACGGCAACCGTATCTCCGACGGCCACACCCGCGGCGACCCCGGAGCGGACCGGTGGGTCGACGCGACCACTGTCGACAGTGAGCCGGCGACTACCCTGACCGACGGGAGGGGGAGCTTGACCTCGTAGTCGAGACCGCTCTCGCCGGTCCGGCGGGTCACGGTTCGACGCACCCCTATCTGTCGGCGACGAATGCAAATTGAACAAAACTTAAGTGTAAGTGAAGATATTCGGGAAAACGACCATGACAAAGGCGCTCAAGGCGTCCGGATTCCTCGGACTCGCGACGATGATGACCGTCGGGCTCTACCAGTTCGTCCGGCTCGCGGGCGGACAGGGCGTCCCGGGGTGGATGATCGGCGGGCACGCACACCTCGGGGTGCTGTCGATCCTGGCGATCGTGCTGGGCTTTGCCGTCCCGGCGGTGGGCGTGACCGGCCGACTTCGGACCGCCGTGACGGGGTTGTTCGTCGCTGGCCAGTGGGGCATCCCCGGGATCGTCTGGCTCGGCGAGGGGTTCGGGCTGGGGTTCCTGATGCCGACGGGGTTCCTCTGGGGCGGGGCCCTCGTCGTCTCGATGCTGATCATGTTCTACAAGACGATCACCCAGCCGAGCGACGCCGGCGGCGGGCAGCCCGGCTTCTCGCCGGCCGACGACTGACGGCGGCCGTCAGTCCGCGCTGGGGAACGTGAGCCGGATGCCGCTCCCGTCGTCGACGACGTCCATCCGGCCGCCGCTGTTGTCGACAGCCCACTTCACCAGCCAGAGCTCGACGCCCGGTGCGTGGTCGAGCTGGCGTTCGGACCCGCGCTGGAGGACCCGCTGTTCGATGTCCGAGAGGTTGCCGGTGGCCGTCCGGACGGTCAGCTCGACGGTGTCCTCGTCCGACGGGCCGGCGACGGCGATCGTGATCCCGCCCTCGTCCGACCCGCGCTCGATGGCCCGCTCGACCAGCTGCTCGACGCAGGCGTGGATCGTGCCCGGACACCGCCCGCGGGCGGTCTCGGGGGCCGACACCGCGACCGGGACGTCCGGATACGTGGCACGAGCGTGTGCCGCCACCTCCTCGGCGACCGCGGCGAGGTCGCTCGGGTGACTGTCCGTCTCCGTCGGGTCGATGCTCCGGTTGAACTGCCGGGCGGCGTCGCTGATGTCGAGCAGGTCCGTGGCGGCCACCTCGATGCGGGACGCGAGCTCGCGCAGCTCGTCGGCGCTGATCTCCTCGGCCACCCTCGTGATGTGGTCGGCGGTGCCGGCGACGACGGTCATCTTGTTGCGGATGTTGTGTCGGAGGACCCGGTCCAGCACGGAGAGCCGGTTCTGGTGTTCGGCGATGTCGGAGATGTCGCGGCCCACCAGGATGACGCGGCGAGCGAGCCCCTCCGACTCGAAGTCCGCCCGCTGTGCGCGGAACTGGAAGACAGCGCGGCCCCGGCCGAGCGTGTCGAGCGCCAGTTCGAACGACTCGGGACCGCCCGTGTCGGCCACGTCGGCCAGCGCGGACTGGACCGCCGCGGCGTCGCGGGGCTCGAACACCGCCGTCAGCTCCCGCTCGACGAGCTGGTCGGGGCCGAACGCCGCCACCGCGGCCCGGTTCGCGTACTGGATGCGCTCCTCGTCGTCGAGGACCAGCACCGGGTCGTCGATGGACTGGACGATGCGCTCGTACTGCTCCAGCAGGGTCGTCCGGGTCTTCCGATCGGTGATGTCGCGCTGGAACCCGAGGAAGTGGGTCACGTCGCCGTCCGGGCCGCGGATCGGCTCGATGTCCAACGCGTTCCAGAACGGCTCGCCGCTGGCCCGGTAGTTCAGGATCTCGACCGACACCGGCTCCTCGGCCTCCAGCGCCGCGCGGATCTCGTCGACGGTGGCCTCGTCGGTCCCCTCGCCCTGGAGGAACCGGCAGTTCCGCCCGAGCGCCTCGTCACGGTCGTAACCGGTCAGCTCGACGAACCCGTCGTTGACGTAGGTGAGCGGCAGCTCCGGATCGGTCGCGTCCGCCATACTGATGCCGATGCTCGCGCCGTCCATCGCCCGCTCGGACCGCTCGAGCTGTTCGAGCCGCTCCTGGGCGGTGACGGAGTAGGATCGCGTCTCCAACAGCCCCTCGACCTGCGACCGGAGCGCCTGTTCCGAGGTCGGCAGCGGCTGGATCGCGTCGACGGTGTCCCCGAGCGCGTCGCCGTACCGACGCCACGGGTTCCCGGCATCCCTCGCGAGCAACAGCACCGGGGCGTACACCGCTCCCTCGCTGTCCTTCCAGGTTCCCAGCGCGTCCCGGAGCTGTTCCAGGCGGGTCTCGTCGACGAGGCAGACGTCCGTCTCGGGCGGGACGGACCCGTCCGCCCCGACCGTCTCGAACGACGCGAGCGACTCCCGCAGGAGCTCGCGGTTCCGCTCGCCGCTTACCGCCAGAGCCACCCGAGGCCGCTCGTCGTCCGGTGCGACCATCGAACTATCAGGCATCCCGTGTCCTCTGAACGGTCGCGCCGCTGCCGTGACAGAGTGACCGGTCCTGGGTGGTGTACGGGTGATCGTTCATCGATCGGCTGTCCTCCGGCGGGTGGAACGCTCCGGTACCGACTGCCACCGGCCGCGATCAGCCACACGGCACCGCTCGATGGGCCGTGTCGCTGGCGTCTGTGTCCCGCGGTTCTGATTACGGAAGTTTCGTGTCGGTCCACTAAAGCACACCGGCAGTTCACACCGCGCCCCGACGCCTGGACCGTGGCGGCACCGGGCCACTGCGAGACCGACCCGACGCCCGCTCACCCGCCGACGGCCGGCGTCGTCCGGCCGACCCGGCTGAACCGCAGCGACTCCGTCACCCGGAGCCGCGCCCCGTCCCGGACCACCGTGTACTGCGTGCTGTAGCTGTAGACGAGGCCGCCGGGACCGACGACGGCGGTGAACCGCACGTCGCCGACCCGATCCGCGGGGGCGACCGGGAACCGCGACCGGTCGACGGCCCCGTCGGCCCGCACGCGGGCGACCGGTGCGCGGTAGGTCTGCATCACCTCCTCGCGGGTCCGGCGCACCTCGGTCACGTCCGCGCCGGAAAACAGCGCGGCGACCCGGCGGTTGAACGTCGGGTCGAAGAACAGCGCCGCGCGCGGGGGCAGCGGGGGCGCGCCGATCCCCTCCCCGTCGGCGACGACCTGCCGGCGCGTCGTCCCGTTGACCGTCGTCCACTGCACCGCCCGGTCCTCGACCCAGCGGGTGCGGACCGTCCGGTCGGTGACGCCGGTCCCCGTGACCGTCCGCCGGGCGACGTACGTCCGGTAGTTGGCCGCGAACGCGCCCGTCGTCACCTGCCGG from Haloarcula litorea encodes:
- a CDS encoding PAS domain-containing protein → MALAVSGERNRELLRESLASFETVGADGSVPPETDVCLVDETRLEQLRDALGTWKDSEGAVYAPVLLLARDAGNPWRRYGDALGDTVDAIQPLPTSEQALRSQVEGLLETRSYSVTAQERLEQLERSERAMDGASIGISMADATDPELPLTYVNDGFVELTGYDRDEALGRNCRFLQGEGTDEATVDEIRAALEAEEPVSVEILNYRASGEPFWNALDIEPIRGPDGDVTHFLGFQRDITDRKTRTTLLEQYERIVQSIDDPVLVLDDEERIQYANRAAVAAFGPDQLVERELTAVFEPRDAAAVQSALADVADTGGPESFELALDTLGRGRAVFQFRAQRADFESEGLARRVILVGRDISDIAEHQNRLSVLDRVLRHNIRNKMTVVAGTADHITRVAEEISADELRELASRIEVAATDLLDISDAARQFNRSIDPTETDSHPSDLAAVAEEVAAHARATYPDVPVAVSAPETARGRCPGTIHACVEQLVERAIERGSDEGGITIAVAGPSDEDTVELTVRTATGNLSDIEQRVLQRGSERQLDHAPGVELWLVKWAVDNSGGRMDVVDDGSGIRLTFPSAD